A window of Candidatus Binatia bacterium genomic DNA:
TTAAACTCAACATTGTGGATGAAGGTCGTGGTTGAATTCCAGTTTGAAGCCGTACTGGGAAAAACCCGCCGTACGGAATTTTAGAGAGGGAGGAGGACACGCCTGTTCCTGTATGGGTTCATGTGGTGCGCCTCCTCCCTACTCGACGGTGAAAAAGTTATCACCACGAAGAGCACAGCGCGGCGGAGCCGCAAGCAAAAGTCGAAATATCTCGCGCAAAGACGCAAAGGGCGCCAAGGTTCCTCAAATCCCCCTCTTTCCCCCTTTGTCAAAGGGGGATGAAAGGGGATTTCTCGATTTCTTTGCGTCGTTGGCGTCTTGGCGCGATCAAAACAACCAGGGTTTTAGACTTAGAAAATTTGCGCAAACGAAGAAAACTTTTAATCATAGTATTACGAAGGTCACGAAGTTTTTAAGTCCTCGCCCCAAGACGCAAATAACGCATCTGTTGATTTGCTGACGGCGCTCGCCCCTCTGATCGCGCGAGCTTTACGGCGCGATCCAGACCCGGGAAAAACCCGCCGTGGTCATGTTGAAGCGCCCGTCCCAGTCGGTCTCGAAGCCGCGCACCTTCTTGTTGTACGTGTAATAGCGCGGGATGAACGCCAGCGGAATTTCCGGAACTTCTTCGTGGATGATGCGTACCACTTTCTCCCATATGGCGTAGCGCTTCTTGGGGTCGATCGTCTTCGCCGCCTCGTCCATCAAGCGGTCCACTTCTTTATTGCAATAGCCGGAGGAGTTCTCGCCGCGTTTTTTCGCTTTCACTTCCTCTTCGTTGCAGCTCAGCTCTCCCGGATATTCCATGCCCAGTTCGGTCGGCACGTCGCTGCCGGAGAGAATCATCATGAAATCGCCCCTGCTTTCACGCGTCTCGCGCGCGCCTCTTTCCACGATCGTGATTTTGGTTTTGATCCCCGCCGACGACAACAGGTTCTGAACCACTTGGAGCTCCTCGCCTTCGGTCTGGAGACCCATAAGCTCCACCTCGAGATTCGGCGATACGCCCCCTTCCTTGAGAAGCGCCTTGACCTTTTCCAGGTCGCGCTTCATCTCGGGAAGCTTCATGTGCCAGGGACTCTCCTTCGGAACCAACTGGTCCGCGGGCTCGCCCAGCCCCCAGAACGCGCCGTCGATAAACTGTTTCTTGTCCAGCGCGTAACGAACCGCCTGACGGAGCTTGAGATTATTGAACGGCGGATCGGCGACATTAAAAAGCATGCGGCGGAAGCCGGCGTACTTAGCCTCGGTTGCCCTGAGATCGGGATATTCCCCTTTGAGAACGCCGCGCACGGAACCGTAAGCCGTTCTTTCAACCATATCGACGTCGCCGGCGCGAACGGAGGTAAAGCGAACGGTCTCGTCGCGAATCGGGCGCAGGACCAGCTCGTCGAGGTAGGGAAGCCCTTTTTGCCAGTAATCCGGGTGGCGCACGAAGACGATTTCCCGGTCGGCCTTGTAGTCCTTGAACGCGAACGGACCCGTGCCCGGCGGCATCGTTTGCGCGCGCGGATCGGTGACCGATCCTTGAGGCACGATGGGAAACGGGCGGATGGAGCCCAGCGTCGCCAAAAAAGCCGAATCGACTTCCTTCATCACGAACTCGACGGTGTACTTGTCCTTGACGTTGACCGACCCGACGGCGCGGAGCGGGACAATTCCAGTGGCGGCGTTCTTCGGCTCCATGGCGTAATCGACGCTCCATTTGACGTCCGCCGCGGTCAGCTCCTTGCCGTTGTGGAACTTCACGCCGCGCCGCAGGTTGAACGTATATAATTTTCCGTCGGGCGAAACCTTCCACGATTCGGCGAGGGCGGGGACCATCTTGCTGTTCTTATCGAAATCGATCAGCGGCTCGTAAACGATGCCGCGCACGGCAAAATTCGTGGAGGTGGTGCGCATAAACGGATTGACCGCGGTGATGTCGTTGCGCAGTCCTAAAATAAGACGCCCGCCGCGCCGCGGAGTTTCCGCGGCGGACCCCGGGGTGGCAAGAAATAAAATTATCAAACCAGCGACGATGGTGTAGGTCATAAAGTCTCCTGAGCCAATTCGAAATTCCTGAATGACGGCTGAATGTCATGCCTCTCCGAGGGACAGGAAGTTAAAGGTTTTGCAAAATCACTCAATGCAACCATTGAATCGGTCCCCTCGCCCGCTTGCGGGAGAGGGAGGAACACTCAGAAAATAAACCCCCTCATCCTGACCTTCTCCCTCAAGGGAGAAGGAAAACTGAGGCGCCCGATTTATGCTCGTAAAAATCGACTTTTCATAGCCGTTCAGGAATTGTTTATACCGCGCGCGCGGCTTCCTTCTGCGTGCACCAGGGAATCACGTGTCCCATCCGGCAGCGCGCCGATGCCTTGGCCAAGGCTTCCTCGAACACGGCGTGAATCTTCCGGTCTTCGTCTTCGTACTCGATCTGCGCGCCGCCCTGCTTGACGCTTTTGTCCGTCCGAGCGTCTTCGTGGTTGAACATCGAGAAGCGGTAGCGCCAGGTGTTCCAGCGGAGCGCGAGGTAGCGCGCCGGATCGGCGCCGGCGTTGAAGTGCTGGTGGAACCATTGATTGGGCGGCACGACGACGCTGCCCGGCTTCCAGTCCACGCGCATCCGTTCTTTTCCTTCGGGCCAGAGCAGCGAGTAGCCTTGCCCGGTCAGGATGATGACGTGCGCGCCGGGGCCGTGACGATGGGCTTTCTTATACGTCCCGACGCGGAATTCCGAAATGTGCGACATCATGATGTTGCCGGCGAGATCGAACATGACGTGGCGGTTGCCGCCCGGCCCGCGCTCCGGCTTGTCGTAAAGCGGCACCGTGTACACGTCGGGAACGAAGTTGACCGATAGCTTGTCGCCCCAGAGCTGGCCGACGCCGCTGAAGTAATCGTTATCTTCATCGGGATTGAAGCGGTCGAGGAAAGCGTAATCGGCGTTGAAGACGAAATCGACGTTATGAAACAAGCTCAACATGAACGGCGCGTTGGTGACGGCGAAGTAGCGCACCGGGGCGTTGCCCTGGCCGTTGAAGTGTTGGTACGCGGAGTTCAGAGGAATCGCGAAGAGGCTCCCCGGATGCCACTCGAACGTATGTTTTTTCTTCCCGTCCTTTTGCCAGATGGTGGTCGCGCCGCGGCCTTCGACGATGAAAATCATTTCTTCGTAGAGATGCCTCTGCGGCTTGAGCGATTTCCCCGGCGGAATCACGCAGACGTAGCCGTCGTTGGTCCCGCCCGTGCCGTCGAGGTTGACGAACGCCCCCAGCCCGCCCTTCAAGTCCCAGGGCGCGACTTCGACTTTGCGCAGATCCTCGATGAAGAAGCCGCGGTGGATAGGAATTTTTTGCGCGATCTGCCAGTTCCCGTACGTGTCGATCATCTTGTCGTTGGTGTATTTCATAAACTTCGCCTCCTTTTCGCGTCCATAGGTGTCAATCCAATTCGATCAGCAGCCGCGGGTCGATCTTGCAGGCGATCCGCAGGCAGCGGTCCTCCAACGGCCGGAACGCGCGCTTGAAGCGGACGGCCCGGCGCACGCTTTCCTGCTGCTCGTCCGTCACCGCATATCTGCGGATGAGATCGTGCGTCGAAGCGCCGTGCTCGATATCCAGCTCGGCGTGGACGGCGTAGTGCACGAGCCCCCATTCGGGAACGCCGTAGAACTTCGCCAACGCCTCCGCGAGCTGCATTCTCCGGCCGCCTTTTCCGGTGCCGACGTCTTCGTCGAAGCTCATCGCCGCGCCTTCGAGCCAGCTATGGTCGCGGGCATAGTTCAGCCACGAGTCGCAGAGGTGCCGGTATTCGGGGATCACGTCCCTGAAGCTCTCCATCTCTGCGCGCGGTATTCCCAGGCCGTCGCCGAGCCGAAGCCAGCTTTCGGAGTGCGGCCCGGTCGTGCCGCCCATCAGCCGGTCATCTTCCTCGTCGAGATATTTTTTGACGCGCTCCAGCCGGACTTCTTTGATTGGGCAGTTGGCCAGGATGTAGAGTTCTTTGCGCGGCACGTTGGCGCGGTAGTAATGGTACTGCTTCACCCACGTTTTGACCTGTTCCTTGGTGAGTTTTCCCTGCATGATGAGAATATGGGTGGCGTGCCCTTTGTGGAAGAGCTCTCTTCCACTCATGAGCTCCTTGATGAACTCATCCGGCGGCTTGGGCATGGCGTGATGTAAGCGTTAAGCGCGCATCGACGAAGCTCTGAACTCATCGATTTCCTTCCAATGCAGGTATCAAAATGAATTTCGTTTGGCAAACGGATGTTTGCCGAGTGGGTCCATAAGAGAAATTCGAGAGCAAGCAGAGACCTCGCTCGCTAGTGACTCATGTTGAGTCGTGTAGGTAGCGGCTCATTTTTTGAAAATGTGTCTATTATTGCACAGAATCCCGGTCCGTCAGCGGTGTAAGCATGGTTCAGCATGGAGATTACAGGTCCACGAGGCAGATGGACGTTACGGTGCCAAGCCTGCGACGCTACGTTTGAAGTCGAACTGGCAAGCGTATTTGAACGAATTGTACGCTCCGTGATTGATACACCCTGTCACGATTGCAAAAAGAAGCCGACGGACCCCCCTGCAACGCCGTGGCACGAGATCGTAGGGTTTGAGACTCTAAGCGAGAAGCTGGATTAGCATTCGACCTGGCCCGACTGCCCCTGTCATAAATTCACTCTGTGCCCGGCCTGGAGGAGAAGACAATGAGCGACGAGAAGAAGACCCTTTACGAGCGCCTTGGCGGCTACGACGCGATCACGGCGGTGGCGAATGATCTCCTGCCCCGGCTCCAAGCCGATCCGCAGCTCGGCCGCTTCTGGGCGCATCGCGGAGAGGACGGCGTCAAGCGCGAGAAGCAGCTCCTGATCGACTTCCTATGCAGCAGCGCGGGCGGACCGGTGTACTACCGCGGCAGGGACATGGCGCTCTGCCACCGAGGCATGCGCATCAGCGAGAGCGACTGGAATGTGTTCCTCGGTCATGCCGCCGCGACCCTCGCGAAATTCCAGGTGCACGAGGCCGAACAGCGCGAGGTTGTTGCGTTTGTCCAGGGTCTCAAGAAGGAGATCGTGGAATAGCGTGGTTTCCCGGCCATCGGTAAGTAACCTCTTTACGCCCCGGCTTTACTTGCAACGTTTCGCCGCGCGGGTTAACTTTGCGCTAGTCGGAATGACATCGTATGGCTGAGATCTTAAAAACTCTCGGTGGGACTACGTTGACTCTGCTTGCCGGTGCTATGCTCCTGACGGGATTTTTTCATTACGCAGATGCAGCGATCGGTACGGACAAGGTTTGGAGTGCGATCGAGAGCATGCTCAATCGGAAAGGAGGAGAGGTCATTTTCACTACGATCGCTGCCGTTGTCGCGTACGTCGTCGGTATAATCAATATCGCCGCTTGGAGCTTACTTTGTGGTCTTCTTGACAAGGATTTAGTTCTCATCAACCAAATCGAATCGCTTCAGAAACCACAATTGTTGAAAGAGACTCAGGATTTCCTCAACATCAAGCGCGCTCTCGTGGGATTCTCGTTCCCTCTCGTTTTTTACGGTTTCGGTTTAGTCTGCGACCGCAACGACTTTCAGCCCGCTCGGGTCACAGCGATAACTGGAGTCTGTCTGGCACTCTTGGGAGGAGTGCTTTCACCAATCATAGCTTGGCGAATGCATCGGATGCTGGAAACCATGGCCAAGAAACTTTTGGCCGAATCGCCTACCGAGCGGATGCCGCCGACAGGAAATCGCCCGGCCACGCATGTTTCTTAAATCGACGTTCCTGGGCGAGAACGTCGGGATCGGGAAGATTGTCGGAGTCTTCGAGGCTTTGTCTGTGAGCCCGAAGGTGTCA
This region includes:
- a CDS encoding ABC transporter substrate-binding protein encodes the protein MTYTIVAGLIILFLATPGSAAETPRRGGRLILGLRNDITAVNPFMRTTSTNFAVRGIVYEPLIDFDKNSKMVPALAESWKVSPDGKLYTFNLRRGVKFHNGKELTAADVKWSVDYAMEPKNAATGIVPLRAVGSVNVKDKYTVEFVMKEVDSAFLATLGSIRPFPIVPQGSVTDPRAQTMPPGTGPFAFKDYKADREIVFVRHPDYWQKGLPYLDELVLRPIRDETVRFTSVRAGDVDMVERTAYGSVRGVLKGEYPDLRATEAKYAGFRRMLFNVADPPFNNLKLRQAVRYALDKKQFIDGAFWGLGEPADQLVPKESPWHMKLPEMKRDLEKVKALLKEGGVSPNLEVELMGLQTEGEELQVVQNLLSSAGIKTKITIVERGARETRESRGDFMMILSGSDVPTELGMEYPGELSCNEEEVKAKKRGENSSGYCNKEVDRLMDEAAKTIDPKKRYAIWEKVVRIIHEEVPEIPLAFIPRYYTYNKKVRGFETDWDGRFNMTTAGFSRVWIAP
- a CDS encoding cupin domain-containing protein, with protein sequence MKYTNDKMIDTYGNWQIAQKIPIHRGFFIEDLRKVEVAPWDLKGGLGAFVNLDGTGGTNDGYVCVIPPGKSLKPQRHLYEEMIFIVEGRGATTIWQKDGKKKHTFEWHPGSLFAIPLNSAYQHFNGQGNAPVRYFAVTNAPFMLSLFHNVDFVFNADYAFLDRFNPDEDNDYFSGVGQLWGDKLSVNFVPDVYTVPLYDKPERGPGGNRHVMFDLAGNIMMSHISEFRVGTYKKAHRHGPGAHVIILTGQGYSLLWPEGKERMRVDWKPGSVVVPPNQWFHQHFNAGADPARYLALRWNTWRYRFSMFNHEDARTDKSVKQGGAQIEYEDEDRKIHAVFEEALAKASARCRMGHVIPWCTQKEAARAV
- a CDS encoding iron-containing redox enzyme family protein; this translates as MSGRELFHKGHATHILIMQGKLTKEQVKTWVKQYHYYRANVPRKELYILANCPIKEVRLERVKKYLDEEDDRLMGGTTGPHSESWLRLGDGLGIPRAEMESFRDVIPEYRHLCDSWLNYARDHSWLEGAAMSFDEDVGTGKGGRRMQLAEALAKFYGVPEWGLVHYAVHAELDIEHGASTHDLIRRYAVTDEQQESVRRAVRFKRAFRPLEDRCLRIACKIDPRLLIELD
- a CDS encoding group 1 truncated hemoglobin, which codes for MSDEKKTLYERLGGYDAITAVANDLLPRLQADPQLGRFWAHRGEDGVKREKQLLIDFLCSSAGGPVYYRGRDMALCHRGMRISESDWNVFLGHAAATLAKFQVHEAEQREVVAFVQGLKKEIVE